A genomic segment from Streptosporangium roseum DSM 43021 encodes:
- a CDS encoding YebC/PmpR family DNA-binding transcriptional regulator: MSGHSKWATTKHKKAALDSKRGKLFAKLIKNIEVAARTGGPDPDGNPTLYDAITKARKSSVPIDNIERARKRGGGLEAGGADWQTIMYEGYAPGGVAVLIECLTDNRNRAASEVRVALTRNGGSLADPGSVSYMFNRKGVVLVPKGELSEDDVLTAVLDAGAEEVNDLGDQFEVVSEATDLVPVRKALQEAGIDYDSAESSFLPTMNVPLDEDGARKVFRLIDALEDSDDVQNVWANFDVSDEVLEKLDA, translated from the coding sequence ATGTCCGGCCACTCCAAATGGGCGACGACGAAGCACAAGAAGGCCGCGCTCGACTCCAAGCGCGGCAAGCTGTTCGCCAAGCTCATCAAGAACATCGAGGTCGCGGCCCGGACCGGCGGCCCGGACCCGGACGGCAACCCGACGCTGTACGACGCCATCACCAAGGCGCGCAAGAGCTCGGTCCCGATCGACAACATCGAGCGCGCCCGCAAGCGCGGCGGTGGCCTGGAGGCCGGCGGCGCCGACTGGCAGACCATCATGTACGAGGGCTACGCCCCGGGCGGCGTGGCGGTGCTGATCGAGTGCCTCACCGACAACCGCAACCGTGCGGCCTCCGAGGTCCGCGTCGCCCTGACCCGCAACGGCGGCTCCCTGGCCGACCCCGGCTCGGTCTCCTACATGTTCAACCGCAAGGGCGTCGTGCTCGTCCCCAAGGGTGAGCTGTCCGAGGACGACGTGCTGACCGCGGTCCTCGACGCGGGCGCCGAGGAGGTCAACGACCTGGGCGACCAGTTCGAGGTCGTCTCCGAGGCCACCGACCTCGTCCCGGTCCGCAAGGCCCTGCAGGAGGCCGGGATCGACTACGACTCGGCCGAGTCCAGCTTCCTGCCGACGATGAACGTCCCGCTCGACGAGGACGGCGCCCGCAAGGTCTTCCGGCTGATCGACGCCCTTGAGGACAGCGACGACGTCCAGAACGTCTGGGCCAACTTCGACGTGTCCGACGAGGTTCTGGAGAAGCTCGACGCCTGA
- a CDS encoding cation:proton antiporter translates to MGNPDLIFALAGAGALLAAVLPRLLNRRPFSLPLACLLGGILLYLLPLDLPRPDPVAHRALVEHATEICVLISLMGAGLAINRPFGLRGWASTWRLLGWTLPLTVVGVAGAACLLLGWPPAAALLLGAVLAPTDPVLASDVQVGEPVDSEKADDEVRFTLTSEAGLNDGLAFPLVFAAIAMAAAGGFGWAGEWVLVDLLYRCGAGLLCGLLAGKLLGRLFFRAQVSDLRLAEHRDGFVALAATFLAYGLTELVHGYGFIAVFVTACTIRAAERSHGYNGVLHGFIEQIERLFTAWLILLLGGFVAVGGLAALTWRGAAVSLLLLLVIRPLTGWVAQLGGRAGPRERGVTAVFGIRGIGSLFYLAYALGHADFGVPAEELWAVVAFTVLASLVLHGVTATPIMTRLDRLRDRAGDAETEPAARHL, encoded by the coding sequence ATGGGGAATCCTGATCTGATCTTCGCGCTGGCAGGCGCCGGAGCCCTGCTCGCGGCCGTCCTGCCCCGGCTGCTCAACCGGCGGCCCTTCTCGCTGCCGCTGGCCTGCCTGCTCGGCGGGATCCTGCTCTACCTCCTGCCACTGGACCTGCCCAGGCCCGACCCCGTGGCCCACCGGGCCCTCGTCGAGCACGCCACCGAGATCTGCGTGCTGATCTCGCTCATGGGCGCCGGGCTCGCGATCAACCGGCCCTTCGGGCTGCGCGGCTGGGCCTCCACCTGGCGTCTGCTGGGATGGACGCTCCCGCTGACCGTCGTAGGAGTGGCCGGCGCCGCCTGCCTCCTGCTGGGCTGGCCCCCGGCCGCGGCACTGCTGCTGGGCGCAGTGCTCGCCCCGACCGACCCGGTGCTCGCCTCCGACGTGCAGGTCGGCGAGCCCGTCGACTCCGAGAAGGCGGACGACGAGGTCAGGTTCACCCTCACCTCCGAGGCGGGGCTCAACGACGGCCTGGCCTTCCCCCTGGTGTTCGCCGCCATCGCGATGGCGGCCGCCGGCGGCTTCGGCTGGGCCGGGGAGTGGGTCCTGGTGGACCTGCTCTACAGGTGCGGGGCGGGACTGCTCTGCGGCCTGCTGGCCGGAAAGCTGCTGGGCCGGCTGTTCTTCCGCGCCCAGGTGTCCGACCTGCGGCTCGCCGAGCACAGGGACGGCTTCGTCGCGCTGGCCGCGACGTTCCTGGCGTACGGCCTCACCGAGCTGGTGCACGGATACGGCTTCATCGCGGTGTTCGTGACCGCGTGCACCATCAGGGCCGCCGAGCGCAGCCACGGCTACAACGGTGTGCTGCACGGCTTCATCGAGCAGATCGAGCGGCTGTTCACCGCCTGGCTGATCCTGCTGCTCGGCGGGTTCGTGGCGGTCGGCGGCCTGGCCGCGCTCACCTGGCGGGGCGCGGCCGTCAGCCTGCTCCTGCTGCTGGTGATCCGGCCGCTGACCGGCTGGGTCGCCCAGCTCGGCGGGCGGGCGGGGCCGCGCGAGCGCGGCGTGACGGCGGTCTTCGGCATCCGCGGCATCGGCTCGCTGTTCTACCTCGCCTACGCCCTCGGGCACGCCGACTTCGGCGTGCCCGCCGAGGAGCTCTGGGCGGTGGTCGCCTTCACCGTGCTGGCCTCCCTGGTCCTGCACGGGGTCACCGCGA